A single genomic interval of Deltaproteobacteria bacterium harbors:
- a CDS encoding type II toxin-antitoxin system HipA family toxin: MTKKLFVYWESRLVGVLWLDEQGEYVFQYQPAWLAKPNALPISLQLPLKADAYENSLSRPFFANLLPEAEVRRFLAARYGISVGNDFGLLVEIGGECAGALSLLPEDTRPTGKGEYKKITERHLDERLAEMPSRPLLSPEGGERLSLAGAQNKLPVTMKNGELFLPLGSYPSSHILKPQIPSYEETVENEAFCMMLAQKAGLDVPDAAVYQTPNSKLLSVKRYDRKADEKGNLVRLHQEDFCQALGLMPNQKYENEEGPGFKHCFDLLTENSNDPIRDKTRLIRWAVFNYLIGNADAHAKNISIMITPDGFFLAPFYDLMSTNVYERLDTKFAMKIGGKYKRREISGRHWDRFAEDAGVKSDVVRQAALHLAKELPVVAKNLGDDFIGKFGGRAMINKICDFIGKESRLLTGVLR, from the coding sequence ATGACGAAAAAACTTTTTGTTTATTGGGAAAGCCGACTGGTCGGCGTGTTGTGGCTGGACGAACAGGGAGAGTATGTTTTTCAATATCAACCTGCCTGGCTGGCAAAACCCAATGCCTTGCCCATTTCCCTCCAATTGCCTCTCAAAGCCGATGCCTATGAAAACAGTCTCTCAAGGCCTTTTTTTGCCAATCTGCTTCCAGAGGCGGAAGTGCGCCGGTTTTTGGCGGCCCGGTATGGAATTTCGGTGGGAAATGACTTCGGGCTTCTTGTGGAAATCGGGGGAGAATGCGCGGGCGCTCTTTCTTTGTTGCCGGAGGATACCCGGCCGACCGGGAAGGGGGAATATAAGAAAATCACCGAAAGGCATCTCGATGAAAGACTTGCCGAAATGCCGAGCCGGCCGCTCTTGAGCCCCGAAGGGGGAGAACGCCTTTCACTGGCCGGCGCCCAGAACAAATTGCCGGTTACCATGAAAAACGGGGAGCTCTTTCTGCCGCTCGGCTCTTATCCCAGTTCCCACATCCTCAAACCGCAAATCCCATCCTACGAAGAGACCGTTGAAAATGAGGCATTTTGCATGATGCTCGCGCAAAAAGCGGGGCTCGATGTCCCGGACGCGGCCGTTTATCAAACCCCAAACAGCAAACTCCTGTCCGTTAAAAGATACGACCGCAAGGCGGATGAAAAAGGAAATCTTGTCAGGCTCCACCAGGAGGATTTCTGTCAGGCTTTGGGCCTTATGCCGAATCAAAAATACGAGAATGAAGAAGGACCGGGGTTTAAACACTGTTTTGATCTGCTGACGGAAAATTCCAATGACCCTATTCGGGACAAAACCCGCCTTATCCGATGGGCTGTTTTCAATTATCTGATCGGCAATGCCGATGCCCACGCAAAAAATATTTCCATCATGATTACACCGGACGGTTTCTTTCTTGCGCCCTTTTACGATTTGATGTCGACAAACGTCTATGAAAGGTTGGACACCAAGTTTGCCATGAAAATCGGCGGAAAATACAAACGCCGGGAAATTTCCGGAAGACACTGGGACCGGTTTGCCGAGGATGCCGGGGTTAAAAGCGATGTAGTCCGGCAGGCCGCCCTTCATCTGGCAAAAGAACTTCCAGTAGTTGCAAAAAATCTGGGGGATGATTTTATCGGAAAGTTTGGAGGCAGGGCAATGATCAACAAGATCTGCGATTTTATTGGGAAAGAATCCCGATTGCTCACCGGTGTTTTAAGGTAA
- a CDS encoding helix-turn-helix transcriptional regulator: MPSNSDKKNIVRSTTELGALIRRVRKEQGLTQAQVAGFCNVGLRFFSELENGKPTARLELVLKVIKILGLNLALEKR, from the coding sequence ATGCCCTCAAATAGCGACAAGAAGAACATTGTTCGCTCAACGACCGAACTTGGCGCCCTGATTCGTCGCGTGCGAAAGGAACAGGGGCTGACCCAGGCTCAAGTGGCGGGTTTTTGCAATGTTGGCCTCCGTTTTTTTTCGGAACTTGAAAACGGGAAGCCGACCGCCCGTCTCGAGTTGGTGCTCAAGGTGATTAAAATACTGGGCCTTAACCTGGCGCTTGAAAAAAGATGA